The nucleotide sequence TGAAGGAGAGAGacactgaccaatcagaggactCTCAGAGGAACCCCGGGGTCATGACGGAGTAACCCCGGGGTTTTCTGACGCCTCTTCTCCACCAAACTGGTTCCAGTTCTAGTTGGGAGCCAGAGCCTGGGTTGGCACCAGTTCTTCGTGTTTCTACCACCCACAGAAAGCCCAGAATCCAGGTTTCTTAACCCAGTTCTTAGGCACCATTTTCTGGATCAGAATGAATTTTGGACTTTCTCAACATGGATGCTAAAGTCTTGTTTCCACTGTTTGGCACGGAACGGTACAGGGAAGCAGAGCCAGACCTGTCTCCACCACTGTATGGTTAAAATGTGGCATAATGACATTTCAAAAAACTgacttaacaaaaaaaacttgctcaaaGCGTTGTAGGTAGGCCAACGTAAGAGAGTTTATACATCCGATGAGGTTTAAATATGGCGGGCTTTTCAAAAGTGACAATAATCACCGACCAGTCAGCAAACAGCAGAGTTGTAGCTCCTCCTTATGGAACACTTACCGATGTGCTCGGTACCGCAACGGAGGGTGTCGAGGCCAAACCTGTGCTTGAAGCTCCAGAGGCGCTGACACGCCAACACCCTTCATGGCCTGAATGAGGTAACTCAGGCGATCGCTTGCCAGTTAAAGATACGTCCATTTATTCCCCTCAAAACAAACTCCAAACCAAACACATGGACCGGCTCCCATAATGGTCTAAACCGTTGTGCTAACAGGCTCCTACGGAGGGGCTACAAAAATTGAAGATGGGTACGGTACTTTGCCCGCTATCCACAACTTGGAAACACCAAAAACCTGAACCGTTCGGTGATACCGTGGCTCGCAGACGTAGCACCGGGTTCTTCTTGGTAGATGAGAGGAATCAGCCATCTCAAGGTCATCTCACAAGggcgctgcaggaggaaacgTATGGATTGAAGTTTGAGGTGTTTCATGGTGGATTTTGACCCGACTGGACTTCGGCGTTTTGTGTATCTAAGTCTTCATTACAGAAATTGCCTCCCATTTTGGCCCCGACGGTAACAAACCGTCAGGATCGCCCGGGTTTCTGCCTGTCATGAACCCTCCTGTTCATGGTATCACAGCACTGCGGTTAATTACCATCACGCTGACATTTCCCAGAGTGCCTCCTCGGCTGCCGGCTGGAGGCTCGGGAGCTCCCGGAGCCGCCGGATCCTCAGGTGCTGATGTGATgcgagctgacggaggaggcgAGGCGCACTCGCCCTGCCGTCAGTCAGCTGTCACACGCTCGCATCTCCCGTCCCCGGCCGATCCTGCCCGACGTCCACCATCTTGTATCGTTTGTCCCCCTGAGACTCGCTCACATCAAGGAAACCACCGTCACCTCAGACTGACGGGGGCTCCCCctccggggccgggggcggggctaatGCCGGACCTCATGAATATTCATCTGACTGACTGTGACTTCCCTCCAGGTGAGAGGGACTGGTGTCTTCAGCCTTTTGACCTCCGATTATGAAGCTGAAACAATCTGATTTACATGTATgagctcttctcttctctttcaaaCACCCTCCTTTTGAAAATCCAAACACTCCTGGGTCATTCAGACGAGATGTGAACAGGATAACAACACCGATGATTGTCTAAATGTCTGTTTCGGTGTAAGAACTCAGAAACTATTCACTTTTTTCACAATAcaaaatacagcaaattcaagaAAAGCAGAATTTCAGCATATTCACACTAGAGTAGGGGTAGATTTCACATTTGCAGCGACATCAAGATCAATAAGAGGTCAACATGTGATGACAGTAAAACAGTGTGTAGTCCAGTTCAGCCccatttggttttatttatacagtCTAAAATGATCACATGACTCAGCTCAGAGTACGTCAGGGTGACCTTACCTCACTCTTCCAAAAAAACCCTAAATGTAAATGCTTGAAGGAAATGACATGCCCAAAGACGAATTACAGCGGAGTTTTGAAGAAAGAAGCAGTTGTTTCCTTCAGAGGCGGACGCTGAGAAGTCGGTCTGTGACTCCAGAGGTTTTATGTCCTTGGACAGCTTCCATACTCTGTGTGGATAAAAGGAtcagaattttatttaaaacgcTGCAGAGGTGAAAGGAGCCAGATTGGACCTCAGACTTCACACAGCAGTCGACAGCCAGCTAAAATAAGACGTGTGGAAGAAAAACGCAGCTGAAGAcctgccgcacacacacacgcacacacgcacacacgcgcacacacacacacacacacacacacacacacacacacacacacacacacacacacacacacacacacacacacacacacacacatcagcttaAATGGGATGAATTAAAAGATGAAGTTTGAAAAGTCGCCTCTGTTTGATTAAAACTCCTCTTGGTTTTTaaccaaaaaggaaaaaaaaaaaggcaggaggCTGCAGTGAGCGTTGGACTGAGGCTTTCTGAGGCAGAAAACATGTAAAAGTACAATAACAGGCAGTGACGCTCACTGTCAACACTCATTTATTCACAAACgtctttatttttaacaaacacaaccatcggagagcagaaacacaccgaTCCgatactgagtgtgtgtgtgtgtgtgtgtgtgtgtgtgtgtgtgtgtgtgtgtgtgtgtgtgtgtgtgtgtgtgtgtgtgtgtgtgtgtgtgctgaggtgTGGGTGGAGGGGGTATTAGTCACCAGAAATGGCAcagagcctctctctctccttctctcagTAAGTGGGTCACTCCATCTGGAGCAGAATATGGAAAAACAGCAATACAACAGTCTCTACCGAACAGctatacgcacacacacacacacacacacacacacgcacgcacgcacgcacgcacacaacgGCTTGTCTTTCACAGTTTATCTTGgattttttcacttaaaaaccgGTGATCTGAAGTGATCAATACCTCTTTTAATGCACATGAATTTGTTTCTTTGGGTTTTAATTCAGGGTGTTACTCTGAGGaggatttaaaatatttatttatggaCTCTGAGCAAGTTCAGATTCTCCACTTCTAAGTTTTGTTGAGAACTGCTCTGACATGTTGAACTTGTTAGTTTTTTTTGCAGAGGTCTGTCCACTCTCAAACTGTCTACAAATCCAGATCATTTATTGCTCTGATAACTCTCCAGAGCCAGGCTGACTTTGAATGAACTCTGAAAAACAAgcgtgcgcacgtgtgtgtgtgtgtgtgtgtgtgtgtgtgtgtgtgtgtgtgtgtgtgtgtgtgtgttgctgacaGCAGTGTAACTGTGTCATTGTCGGATTTCCATAAAGACTGTCATTAACGAACGTGACTCAGTCCGGCGTCGTCCTCAAGAACAGCAGCCGCAAAATCTGTGAGAGGTGAGTCTGTGGAGAGCCTCGTGATGAGGTCTGATGGTTGAAATGCCGTCGCCGGACTCGTGCTCAGGCCCGGGAGCTCCTCTGGACTCACGCCGACACCCTTCGGCGTCGTGTCGGCGTCTCATTAGCTTCACCGTCGCTGCTCCCCTCTCTGATCGAACACCGGCCTTCACGCTGTCATCTGGGAAACAGCGAGTCAGCCGAGGCGAGGAGGCCTGATGGGGATGTATCGACTGAGCGACTGGCGGTAATCGGCGAGGATGAGGATGGTGATCTTCCTCCTCGTGGTGAACAAGGAGTGTGAAGACTGTGCTGCCGTGATTCACCCGGAGAGAGAAATCACTTCATCCTCGTGACTCACGCAGGAGTCCAACAAGTAGAACCCTCGGGGGATGAAGAGACGGCCAGAAGCAAGCGGACGTCCACGCTCTGGTTCCCCAGAGGCTCTGAACTCcgcaggcacagggagaacatgcaaacacaacacagaaggGACCCGAGCCCCGAAGAGGCTCCTGGTTAGAAAATAACACCAAACTTCAGCGAAGCGACTCCGTGTGAACTTCAGCTGACCTTTGCTAAGCAGCAGTGAACACACTCCTTCAGAAACCACAACACCCCCAGAAAACCTCATCCAGGTCCCACGAgaaacagatttcattttcacaagATGAGAATCTCATGCACAAAGGAAAATTGGCATCTTTTTGTTCTCTAACATGATTCCAAATAAATCTATATATGATAGAATTAACACTGTCAGagtaatcatgattaattaatgtagggaattattttttcttaatCAAGATTAATAACATTATTAGGCTTAGggctttttttcaatttgaaaaatgtatttttaaggTAGATATTGTATTAAgatggcactttattttgaaagaaaatcagaCAAGGTCAAAAAGGAGattctgctctgtgtttgattcccgATCGAGACGCTCTGGTCAGAAATCAGTCGCTGCCGAAACTTCAACAACCACTTTAAATTCATCCGAAGAGCTTAATGCTTCATGTTATGGACTaaaaactgccttcaaatgcAAAGCAACACTATTTTAATAAAAGCAATTCAAAGTGTGATTAGTCgtgattgaaaaaaatgtttcgaCAGCCcaaaacaaaattaataaaatttaTATATAATTTCGTATCAATTatgcaaaaataattcaaaactgaacatttttagACAAATTCAAGACTTTGGATGGTATCAAAATATCACTATAACTAACTGACTTACTGGAGAATCGCTAAGATGATCAACAGGATCACtaaatgctgcttttctgtTACTTTAAAATGTGACGTGAGTAAAAATGAGACGGAGAAAGTCAGAAGAGAGGCGGTTTGAGCGTCACCACTGGTATATTTACAGAAACACGTGAACACAGCAGAACAGCGTGAAGGAAATCAACAAAAGACCCTCGTCATAAATAAAGGAACAgagtaaacaaacacaccaagTCTGAACATCAACTTTTCTACATTTGTACAAAAATAGACTCAGCGAAGACTTTGTAAGCCTCGTTCagcttcaaaaaaataaatatttgtttgaCACAACACGCTTGAAAAGTTCTTTTTGTTTCGCTCAAACTgcaacaacttttctttttttattttaatctctaGTGTTTCAGTCAGAAGCTGAATGCAGTAAAATACCCTGAAACTGAAAATCAGCACGCTGAACTATCCGTGGAGGTGATCCTCCTCTGTATAGAAAAGTCTAAAAACGTGAGCAGAAACAGGATGCGACGGTTTTACGTGGTTCAtaaaacaggggtgtcaaacatatggcccgaGGGCCACGACAGGCCCGCCACGGGGTCGTAATCCGGCCCGCGGGGTGATTTGATGGTGTCGTCCTGACCTGGATCTCCTCTCATCGTCCTGCTCAtttcagccacagcagcaggtttatAAGGTTCCCCAGGACCGAGGAGGGCTGAGGAGAGACTCAGAGACCAGCGGGACTCGTCCATGAACCCCGTCCCAGCAgacctccgcctcctcctccatcagcgcTCACCTTCACGCCTGTACACTTAAATTTACACTCGATCTGCACATTTCCAGTTCTTGCTGTCCTCAGACATGAATTCAGTTCGTCACATCCTCACATCAGAAACCCGATCTTGACTGGAAGAGGCTAAAATATTCACAAGAAGCAGAAACAGGTTTCTCATTCTGGCTTTTAGAAATGTGAAATCGGCAAAAACAAGAGTTTTGTGCTGTGAAAGTCGCCGCCCAGGTAATCGAATACAAACGTTCAGAATTTCATCGGCTTTTCTCGCTTTCGGCAATTTGAACCTTTTCTGGCAGTAATGGACTTTTTACAACCGCGGCACATTATGAAGGAATAACAACGGCATCAATACATTTTCTGCACAGGAATGCGTTTAACAAGTATTTCAGAAAAGATATTAAATTAACCTTatgtaaaaataacaaacaacaaattgatttttttgtatcctCATCAAAGTTGAATCATATTTCtgatattttcaataaaacagtcAGTGCGACACTCAGACTCTGAAAGAATAAATTAAATCTTTCTCAAGTGTTTGAATTGTTTCTccctttataaaaaaaaaaaaacaccacggAGTGATTAAAACCTCTTCTTTGTATGAAAATAATAAAGAGCAGGAGCAAAATgtcgtctttttttctttttaaacaaactgaGCTTCAGTAACAtccctgaaagaggagaagagtcaTAAAAACATGGACATTTAACACTGCAACAAATCTCAAATACTGTTGCCAAAGGTGTAATCAGCAAAGCAGAATCACACAAAGAGAAACTTCAATCAAAGAAAAGTCAAGAGGTTCGATGATCAGTGATCTGATTACTGAACACATTACGGCTGAGACCTCTCCGGTGACGCGCTCACTGGATCTGgaagaaaaagttaaattacCTCCTTCGAAATGCCAAACCGTCTCAGTCCTGACGTGGAAACAGTCGCCACTTTCAGAGTGTTTCACTAATGTGTTCTGACTGAGGAGCGACAAGCTCAAATCTGATGATCACTTTAAAAGACGGCTGATTTAGAATCGAAGGAAAAACATCCGAGTCTGAAAACTTTCTCCTCAGTTTCTGGAACAACGGCGATCAAgttgaaagagaagaaaatcttTTGTCCCAAAGAAACTCACAGAAAGGTGTCCTTCCCTGTTGAATGATTGTGTCGGAGACGGCGGAGCGATTCTGTTCCTGAAGTTCCGGTGAGATCCGGACAGAAAACTTGCTCCCGCCGGAGGCCTTCGCTCCGTCGGCCCCGCGCCccggtaagccccgcccccttcccgGCGGTGTCGATTGCCGGGGACTGGTTGAAGGTCCACCGGTCCCGTCCAGGAGTCCGTCGGCCCCTCGGCCGGCTGCGTCGCCTCATCTCGCCTCGCTTCGCCCCCAACTCAGCAGCTGGAGtcctcgccgcctcctcccccggACTTGCCGGCGCCGGCGGAGCTGACGGTGATCTGGCAGCCGTTGGTGACGTGACTCATGACCTTCTGCTTGAGCTGGGCGACCTGCTCCCGCAGCATGGCGGCGGTGGAGGCCAGGTCCGAGTTCTGGCTCTTGAGGaccttcaccttctcctccagccGGGAGATCCGCTCCAGCTTCCGCTTGCGGCACTTCGACGCGGCGATCCGATTGCGCAGCTTCTTGCGCTCCGCTTTGATTCTCTCCTGCGTCTCCAGGTCGATGGGGGAGAGCGAGGGCGGGGAGGTGGGGTCGCCGGGCGGGTGGGGCACCTCGGGGACGGTCTGCGGGGCGTCCAGGGTTCGGGGGTGGGAGTGAGGGGCTCCTCCGCCGCCGTGCCCCGACCCTCCGCCGTAGGCCATCTGCCCCCCGGAGTACGGCATCTGGCCCGGGTTGTAGCTGCCCAGGTTGGTGTAGACGGGCATGTCCCCGCCGGACATCAGGTTCCTCTGGTAGGACGCCTGCAGGGAGACGCCAGAGGACGACGGCGGGGACATGGGCCCCCCGCCCACCAGCTGGTTCTGCTTGTGGAGGTCCGCCAGAGCCTTGACGAAGCCGTCGGCGAAGCCCTCCTGCTCGTTGGTGGCCTGGGCCCGGTAGATGAAGGGGTTGGCGGAGCCGGGCACCGGGCTGGTGGTGACCAGGCCCTGGTTGGACTGGATGATCAGGTGCTCCAGGTCGGGGGACGCCAGCTTCAGCAGGTTCATGTCCGCGGAGGACGCGGCGGAAGACACGGCGGAGGACGCCATCAGGGAGCCGTTTCCCCCCAGCCCCAGGTTGGGGTTCCCACCCCGGCCTCCCGTCACGCCGCCACCGGAGAAGTGATGGCTGCCCGCCATGGCCATGGCCTTCTTGCTCATCAGCATCTTGTTGGCCGGGTAGCGCTCGTACTCGGCGATCTGACTGAAGCCGGGGACGGCCGGCGAGTCGTCGTGGTAGAACGGAGTCTCCATCTTTCCTGTCATTGACGAAGAGGAGCCTCAGAGGAAATCTTCATAATCAGATTAACCCGAATATCAGGGCGGATTGAAATGTTCCACTGACGTTAACGGCCGGGGGATGAAGCTCCTGCAGGGAAACAGACAGTCTGTGAGACGAGAAGGGGGGAAACAGTCCTGCAGCCTCACAGGTTTGCTCTGGAATCAGCCTGCTGACGGCTGCTCGGCTCCAAGAGATCATTAAAGGTCATGAAAGGTTTACTTCACACGGTCGACAACGGTATTTACCTCAGAGTCTTTATTACCCCAAAACAAGCCAATCTAGCCTGGATAACCTGAAATGATCAACATGTGCTGTCATATTGAATTCatttattgattaatttaaAGCAAAACATGTTCAGTTTTCTTGTAAACTGgtaaagaaatatatttattcagtgtttctgaccaCAGCTGTCACTGCATTTAGGCTGAAAATATGCAAACGCGTGTGTATAGGAAGAGTTGAAATATTGATAGACGTAGAGTGCTGAGTGCGTTCAGAGATGTGTTTGAATTCAAAGTGAAACAGCCTCCGTCCTTCTCTCCAGGTGCAAGCGGCGTTTGAAGGAGCTCCTGACGCGTTTCAGAGATCAGCTCAGATTTTAGGTGGATGAAGACTGAGTCACGTCCTTCAGTCTGTTCACATAATCCAGACAGACTCCTCGAGAAATCAGAGCTCACTCTGCCTCTTccctcacacacatccagctCAGCTATTTATCTTTAATATCATCATTTCAGCTTTTGAACGTCATTTAAAGACTAGACTGTGACTGGAGCGAGGCTGGAGCCCATTCGAACGGCCGAGTGGTCGCCACACCAAAATATTCAACCACAGTCCACCTGTGGAAACACCGGCGCTCGTCTCACTGCAGGCCGACTCACTGGCTCTGCAAGCAGGACAGACCGAAAGAGGTCTGAGACAGAAAACACGCTCAGCATGACGCAGCCAGGTTCCTTCAACACAACACACTCCAGGCTGGTGGGGGAAAAACAAGGCCACCAAAAAGAGAGCAAATGAGGACATTTTTTCCAGATTCTGGGATTTAAATCAGaattaaatatataaatgtTCCCTCTTCCATAATAAGAGCGGTGTGTTAATCTAATGGTGGTGCTTTAATGGACCAAACAgcacaaaattacttttaaaggaacttaaaaaaaaaggttaaaaggAGCTACTTTTAGGTTAATTCAGTAATTTTTcctgactttttgaaaacgcagCTACTGCGCATCTGCACAACACAGCCGTAGTAAACAGtagctctgcacatgctcagtagacagACAATAAGAAccacgttttcctccagagcatcATGACTCTGGCAGTTTCAGATTCGACAGTCACTGTAAAAACAttccaacttggtcgtctgtccatacgaatgtccgcTTTCTCCCATTGTTCATgcttgaaaagaaaatgcaaaaccaaAGAATTTTAACTTGAAACATGATGTAAACAGTGCTCAAAGTTCTTCTTTCAGTCACATCCACAAGTATTAAAGTCTGATCAATAGAAGACTCTGTTCTCATTAGAATATATTAATTGAATGGAACTTTAACAACACAGTTATCCAGCAGTGGAAGTGTCCCACAGGAAGCTTAAGCTGCAAATAAATACTCATATTTAGTTGGTCCTCTGAAGAGGTCGAATGTGTTTTAAGCTGGTTTTGATGCAGTTGAGTCCTCAGTGTCACACTGGGCTCTGAGAGGAACCTGCATGATACTGGAAAATATCAGGACTTTGTGGATTTCTCTAATCTGAACAACTACATACAATGCCATTAAAGTCTTCGTGTTGAAAGAAAATCAAGTTTAAGAATATCAGAGAGGTTTTAATTTACTATATTCTTGACATTTCGGCTACAGATTTCAGTGGCAGATTGACAGCTGTCCCGCAAGTTTAGGTCAATACACTAGAATTAAATGAAGCAACAATACAATATCAGTATAAAACAAATAATGATGATACTAAAGATCAGAAGTGACCTCCTGCTCCTAAACAAACACTTCCTCTATACAGCacttacttcctg is from Salarias fasciatus chromosome 7 unlocalized genomic scaffold, fSalaFa1.1 super_scaffold_4, whole genome shotgun sequence and encodes:
- the june gene encoding junE proto-oncogene, AP-1 transcription factor subunit; the encoded protein is MTGKMETPFYHDDSPAVPGFSQIAEYERYPANKMLMSKKAMAMAGSHHFSGGGVTGGRGGNPNLGLGGNGSLMASSAVSSAASSADMNLLKLASPDLEHLIIQSNQGLVTTSPVPGSANPFIYRAQATNEQEGFADGFVKALADLHKQNQLVGGGPMSPPSSSGVSLQASYQRNLMSGGDMPVYTNLGSYNPGQMPYSGGQMAYGGGSGHGGGGAPHSHPRTLDAPQTVPEVPHPPGDPTSPPSLSPIDLETQERIKAERKKLRNRIAASKCRKRKLERISRLEEKVKVLKSQNSDLASTAAMLREQVAQLKQKVMSHVTNGCQITVSSAGAGKSGGGGGEDSSC